ATAATGGAAGGATAGGCATCGGTGACGGCATCTATGATCCGGCGGGCAACGTGTTCCAGCAAATGGCTTTTTATTTCCATCTCCTGCCTGACCAGGTTGTATACCTCCTGGTAATTGATGGCATCTTCAAGTTTATCTGAAGTTTCGGCAGCAATGGTGCTGGCTTCCAGTTCAAGGTGCACGATAAACGGATTGCCAATGATTTGCTCTTCATGGAAACACCCGTGATAAGCATAGAATTCCATTTGCTCCAGAATGATCTTT
Above is a window of Bacteroides sp. DNA encoding:
- the folB gene encoding dihydroneopterin aldolase; amino-acid sequence: MGKIILEQMEFYAYHGCFHEEQIIGNPFIVHLELEASTIAAETSDKLEDAINYQEVYNLVRQEMEIKSHLLEHVARRIIDAVTDAYPSIIGIKVRISKMNPPIGRKMHAVSVELSR